A single Sphingopyxis chilensis DNA region contains:
- a CDS encoding PAS domain-containing sensor histidine kinase, which yields MSGTLSPTLLFALGLFAALWLLAGLWATLRGIAMQRRSAFVAGQAERLASLVDASPQLPVIVRADWRIEASERLGRWLGLERGPRNFDELRGLGSGLDAQAHDALRQAIIGAQRGAKPFVLSLKPDGSQRTIIVHGAAAPQAVGGAGSVLLWLSDATDGQQALAHARQERDEAMAAFEALSGLIEAAPFPMWFRDTDLSLALVNGAYVRAVEAKGAAAVIDGGIELCEIVAGVSAADAADAARAAGSAQMRTIPVTIEGERRIMRVVDVPLAPEGGRVIGVAGYAIDIQELETERGAHRRFVDTQRELLDRLSAAVAQFGPDQGLNFANLPFRRLFGIEADDVAEALPFARLLDAWRELGRTPEVRNYPEWRQAHVDWFAQPEASEEDWLLRDGTHLHVVAQPTPDGGLLLIAEDKTEQVQLAGARDTLLRVRTATFDNLFEAVAVFAPDGRLHLWNQRFRRLWGIDEPTLAAHPRVDALMSGLADRLAKPNQISIVQEVIRAATLERQQRVGEVRFADGRHFDFASIPLPDGNALLIMLDITASRKMEGALRERNEALEAADKAKTAFLSRMSYELRTPLTSIGGFGEMLQAGYAGKLGDQQRAYIDAIMDSVGVLGRQIDNVLDLAQGEAGTLAIERAPVDIRVLLEDALADAKGFADSEKVELVGNISADLGTIEGDAPRLSRLVAGLLDNAVRFTAPSRKSGARVLLHADGDARGVDIIVSDNGPGMPEAAAAVAKGQRAGTATGGIGLALARQLVAAHGGTMEVVSEEGQGTLVRISLPRGA from the coding sequence ATGAGCGGCACGCTTTCCCCGACCTTGCTGTTCGCGCTCGGCCTGTTCGCGGCGCTGTGGTTGCTCGCCGGATTGTGGGCGACGCTGCGCGGCATCGCGATGCAGCGGCGATCGGCGTTCGTCGCCGGGCAGGCCGAACGACTCGCGAGCCTCGTCGACGCGTCGCCGCAGCTTCCCGTGATCGTCCGCGCCGACTGGCGGATCGAGGCGAGCGAGCGGCTCGGCCGCTGGCTGGGCCTCGAACGCGGGCCACGCAATTTCGACGAATTGCGCGGGCTCGGCAGCGGGCTCGACGCGCAGGCGCACGACGCGCTGCGCCAGGCGATCATCGGCGCGCAGCGCGGCGCGAAACCCTTTGTGTTGAGCCTGAAGCCCGACGGCAGCCAGCGCACGATCATCGTCCATGGCGCCGCCGCGCCGCAGGCGGTCGGCGGGGCGGGCAGCGTGCTGCTGTGGCTGAGCGACGCGACCGACGGGCAGCAGGCGCTCGCCCACGCGCGGCAAGAGCGCGACGAGGCGATGGCGGCGTTCGAGGCGCTGTCGGGGCTGATCGAGGCCGCGCCCTTCCCGATGTGGTTCCGCGACACCGACCTGTCGCTTGCACTCGTCAACGGCGCTTATGTGCGCGCGGTCGAGGCCAAGGGCGCCGCGGCAGTGATCGACGGCGGCATCGAGCTGTGCGAAATCGTCGCGGGGGTGAGCGCCGCCGACGCCGCCGACGCCGCGCGCGCCGCCGGGTCCGCGCAGATGCGCACGATCCCGGTGACGATCGAGGGCGAGCGGCGGATCATGCGCGTCGTCGACGTGCCGCTGGCGCCCGAGGGTGGGCGGGTGATCGGCGTTGCGGGCTATGCGATCGACATCCAGGAACTCGAAACCGAGCGCGGCGCGCACCGCCGCTTCGTCGATACACAGCGCGAGCTGCTCGACCGGTTGTCGGCCGCGGTCGCGCAATTCGGACCCGACCAGGGCCTCAATTTTGCCAACCTGCCGTTCCGCCGCCTGTTCGGGATCGAGGCCGACGACGTCGCCGAGGCACTGCCCTTCGCGCGCCTGCTCGACGCCTGGCGCGAACTGGGGCGGACGCCCGAGGTGCGCAACTATCCCGAATGGCGGCAGGCGCATGTCGACTGGTTCGCGCAGCCCGAGGCGAGCGAGGAGGACTGGCTGCTGCGCGACGGCACGCATCTTCACGTCGTTGCCCAGCCGACCCCCGACGGCGGGCTGCTGCTGATCGCCGAGGACAAGACCGAGCAGGTGCAGCTGGCGGGTGCGCGCGACACGTTGCTGCGCGTGCGCACCGCGACCTTCGACAATCTGTTCGAGGCGGTCGCGGTCTTCGCGCCCGACGGGCGGCTGCATTTGTGGAACCAGCGTTTCCGCCGCCTATGGGGAATCGACGAGCCGACGCTCGCGGCACATCCGCGCGTCGACGCGCTGATGAGCGGGCTTGCCGACCGGCTCGCGAAACCGAACCAGATCAGCATCGTGCAGGAGGTTATCCGCGCGGCAACATTGGAGCGGCAACAGCGCGTCGGCGAGGTCCGCTTCGCCGACGGGCGTCATTTCGACTTCGCGTCGATCCCCTTGCCCGACGGCAATGCGCTGCTCATCATGCTCGACATCACCGCGAGCCGGAAGATGGAAGGCGCGCTGCGCGAACGCAACGAAGCGCTCGAGGCGGCCGACAAGGCCAAGACCGCCTTCCTGTCGCGCATGAGCTATGAACTGCGCACGCCGCTCACCTCGATCGGCGGCTTCGGTGAGATGCTCCAGGCGGGCTATGCCGGCAAGCTCGGCGACCAGCAGCGTGCCTATATCGATGCGATCATGGATTCGGTCGGTGTGCTCGGCCGCCAGATCGACAATGTGCTCGACCTCGCGCAGGGCGAGGCGGGGACGCTCGCGATCGAGCGCGCGCCGGTCGATATCCGCGTGCTGCTTGAGGACGCGCTCGCCGACGCGAAGGGCTTTGCCGATAGCGAGAAGGTCGAGCTGGTCGGCAATATCTCGGCGGACCTTGGCACGATCGAAGGCGACGCGCCGCGGCTGTCGCGGCTCGTCGCGGGGCTGCTCGACAATGCGGTGCGCTTTACCGCGCCGTCGCGCAAATCGGGCGCGCGCGTGCTGCTCCACGCCGACGGCGACGCGCGCGGCGTCGACATCATCGTGTCCGACAATGGTCCGGGGATGCCCGAAGCCGCGGCGGCGGTCGCCAAGGGGCAGCGCGCGGGCACCGCGACTGGCGGCATCGGCCTGGCGCTTGCGCGCCAGCTCGTCGCGGCGCACGGCGGGACGATGGAAGTGGTGAGCGAAGAGGGGCAGGGCACGCTCGTGCGGATCAGCCTGCCGCGCGGCGCATGA
- the ahcY gene encoding adenosylhomocysteinase: MATLAADTRDYVVADIGLADFGRKEINIAETEMPGLMALRAEYGAAQPLKGARITGSLHMTIQTAVLIETLTALGAEVRWATCNIFSTQDHAAAAIAATGVPVFAVKGESLADYWDYVGRIFDWGVEDGTTCNLILDDGGDATMFALWGAKLEAGETMPAPENEEEIEMQRALKAFVAANPGYLTKTVKAIKGVSEETTTGVHRLYHIAKKGELPFPAINVNDSVTKSKFDNLYGCKESLVDAIRRGTDVMLAGKVATVAGFGDVGKGSAQSLRNGGARVLVTEIDPICALQAAMEGFEVVTMDEAVKRSDIFVTATGNADVITAEHMAAMKNMAIVCNIGHFDSEIQIAALANYKWTEVKPQVDLVEFPDGKQIIILSKGRLVNLGNATGHPSFVMSASFTNQTLAQIELWTRSEQYQNDVYVLPKHLDEKVAALHLEKLGVKLSQLSQKQADYIGVPVEGPFKPDHYRY; the protein is encoded by the coding sequence GTGGCCACTCTCGCCGCCGACACCCGCGATTATGTCGTTGCCGACATCGGTCTCGCCGATTTCGGGCGCAAGGAAATCAACATCGCCGAGACCGAAATGCCGGGCCTGATGGCGCTGCGCGCCGAATATGGTGCCGCGCAGCCGCTGAAGGGCGCGCGCATCACCGGCTCGCTGCACATGACGATCCAGACCGCGGTGCTGATCGAGACGCTGACCGCGCTTGGCGCCGAAGTGCGCTGGGCGACGTGCAACATCTTCTCGACGCAGGACCATGCCGCCGCCGCGATCGCCGCGACGGGCGTGCCGGTGTTCGCGGTGAAGGGCGAGAGCCTGGCCGATTATTGGGACTATGTCGGCCGCATTTTCGACTGGGGTGTGGAAGATGGCACGACGTGCAACCTGATCCTCGACGATGGCGGCGACGCGACGATGTTCGCGCTGTGGGGCGCGAAGCTCGAAGCCGGCGAGACGATGCCCGCGCCGGAGAATGAGGAAGAGATCGAGATGCAGCGCGCGCTGAAGGCGTTCGTTGCGGCCAACCCCGGCTACCTGACCAAGACGGTCAAGGCGATCAAGGGCGTGTCGGAAGAAACGACGACCGGCGTCCACCGCCTGTACCACATCGCGAAGAAGGGCGAGCTGCCCTTCCCCGCGATCAACGTCAACGACAGCGTCACCAAGTCGAAGTTCGACAATCTTTATGGCTGCAAGGAATCGCTGGTCGACGCGATCCGTCGCGGCACCGACGTGATGCTCGCGGGCAAGGTCGCGACCGTCGCCGGCTTCGGCGATGTCGGCAAGGGCTCGGCGCAGTCGCTCCGCAACGGCGGCGCGCGCGTTCTCGTCACCGAAATCGACCCGATCTGTGCATTGCAGGCAGCGATGGAGGGCTTCGAGGTCGTTACGATGGACGAGGCCGTCAAGCGCTCGGACATCTTCGTCACCGCGACCGGCAACGCCGACGTCATCACCGCCGAACATATGGCGGCGATGAAGAATATGGCGATCGTCTGCAACATCGGCCACTTCGACAGCGAGATCCAGATCGCGGCACTCGCCAATTACAAGTGGACCGAAGTCAAGCCGCAGGTCGACCTGGTCGAATTCCCCGACGGCAAGCAGATCATCATCCTGTCGAAGGGCCGCCTGGTAAACCTCGGCAACGCCACGGGCCACCCGTCGTTCGTGATGTCGGCGAGCTTCACCAACCAGACGCTGGCGCAGATCGAGCTGTGGACGCGCAGCGAGCAGTATCAGAACGACGTTTACGTCCTGCCCAAGCATCTCGACGAAAAGGTCGCGGCGCTGCACCTCGAAAAGCTCGGCGTGAAGCTGAGCCAGCTCAGCCAGAAGCAGGCGGATTATATCGGCGTGCCGGTCGAGGGACCGTTCAAGCCCGACCATTATCGCTATTGA
- a CDS encoding YqgE/AlgH family protein codes for MDTDPTWFTGQLLLALPGIGDPRFEHSVIAMISHDEDGAMGIGVGEPINGMTVGAVLDQLEIDHEEPLDQPVFLGGPVEPSRGFVLHSRDWGGQEAVQVGDRWMVSSSHDILRAIGEGRGPSRWLVALGYAGWSPGQLEGELVRHGWHVTPGSDGLLFETPPAERWQAAFAEAGVDARLLTTEGGEA; via the coding sequence ATGGACACAGACCCCACCTGGTTCACCGGCCAGCTGTTGCTGGCGCTGCCGGGGATCGGCGATCCCCGTTTCGAGCATTCGGTGATCGCGATGATCAGCCATGACGAGGACGGCGCGATGGGGATCGGCGTCGGCGAGCCGATCAACGGCATGACCGTCGGCGCGGTGCTCGACCAGCTCGAGATCGACCATGAAGAGCCGCTCGACCAGCCGGTCTTCCTCGGCGGGCCCGTCGAACCGTCGCGCGGCTTCGTCCTTCACAGCCGCGACTGGGGCGGGCAGGAGGCGGTGCAGGTCGGCGATCGCTGGATGGTATCGAGTTCGCACGACATATTGCGTGCGATCGGTGAAGGGCGTGGCCCGTCGCGCTGGCTGGTGGCGCTCGGCTATGCGGGATGGTCGCCGGGGCAGCTCGAGGGCGAGCTGGTGCGCCATGGTTGGCACGTCACCCCCGGCAGCGACGGCCTGTTGTTCGAAACGCCGCCCGCCGAACGATGGCAGGCGGCGTTTGCCGAAGCGGGAGTGGACGCCCGCCTGTTGACGACCGAAGGCGGGGAAGCCTAG
- a CDS encoding peroxiredoxin, whose translation MTIQTGDKLPDATFVKVTENGPEQVNTADYFKGRKVALFSVPGAFTPTCSAKHLPGFVDKADELKAKGVDEIVCTAVNDAFVMGAWSKSADAGNSVTMLADGNGDFAEAVGLTMDGKAFGMGQRGQRFSMIVNDGVVEQLNVEAPGEFKVSSADHMLEQL comes from the coding sequence ATGACGATCCAGACCGGAGACAAGCTCCCCGACGCGACCTTCGTAAAGGTCACCGAAAACGGCCCCGAACAGGTCAACACCGCCGATTATTTCAAGGGCCGCAAGGTCGCGCTCTTCTCGGTGCCCGGCGCTTTCACGCCCACCTGCTCGGCCAAGCACCTGCCCGGCTTCGTCGACAAGGCCGATGAATTGAAAGCGAAAGGCGTCGACGAAATCGTCTGCACAGCGGTCAACGACGCCTTTGTCATGGGCGCGTGGAGCAAGAGCGCCGATGCCGGCAACAGCGTCACGATGCTCGCCGACGGTAATGGCGATTTCGCCGAAGCCGTGGGCCTGACCATGGACGGCAAGGCGTTCGGCATGGGCCAGCGCGGTCAGCGCTTCTCGATGATCGTCAACGACGGCGTCGTCGAACAGCTCAACGTCGAAGCCCCCGGCGAATTCAAGGTGTCGAGCGCCGACCATATGCTGGAGCAGCTCTGA
- a CDS encoding AMP nucleosidase, whose protein sequence is MTSSSSQETTDPTALVEGIIAELQDKFRTSVSNLKSAIAAYVRDRTLPPANAAAKGLFDYPAIRLTTTGEQREGQKGHNLSFGRFERAGVFETTVTRPDLFADYLRDQLMLLARHYDITLEVTRTGQQIPFPYVLDASDGSDMGGVTPLELARHFPTTELADIGDELADGLFGADPTASQPLALFDALRTDFSLARLRHYTGTAPEHFQRYILFTNYHRYVDEFVAWAGSQVGQGRYTALAGAAGLYVDQPGVNASALVADSAWRRHQMPAYHLIAEGGGGITLVNIGVGPSNAKTICDHLAVLRPEAWLMIGHCGGLRPSQRIGDYVLAHAYLRDDHILDAVLPVEIPIPPIAEVQVALATAAESVSGTSGADLKKRMRTGTVVTTDDRNWELRYTDSALRFSQSRAIGIDMESATIAAQGYRFRVPYGTLLCVSDKPLHGELKLPGQANRFYEEAIAAHLQIGIRACETMRDEGAKLHSRKLRAFNEPPFR, encoded by the coding sequence ATGACATCCAGCTCATCGCAAGAAACCACCGATCCCACCGCCCTCGTCGAAGGGATCATCGCCGAGCTTCAGGACAAGTTCCGCACCTCGGTTTCCAATCTCAAATCCGCCATCGCCGCCTATGTCCGCGACCGCACGCTGCCGCCGGCCAACGCCGCGGCGAAGGGCCTGTTCGACTATCCGGCGATCCGCCTGACTACCACCGGCGAACAGCGCGAAGGGCAGAAGGGCCATAATCTCTCCTTCGGCCGCTTCGAACGCGCGGGCGTCTTCGAAACCACGGTCACGCGCCCCGACCTTTTCGCCGACTATCTGCGCGACCAGCTCATGCTCCTCGCGCGCCACTACGACATCACGCTCGAGGTGACGCGCACGGGACAGCAGATCCCCTTCCCCTATGTGCTCGACGCCAGCGACGGCTCGGACATGGGCGGGGTCACCCCGCTCGAACTCGCGCGCCATTTCCCGACCACCGAGCTCGCCGACATCGGCGACGAACTCGCCGACGGCCTGTTCGGCGCCGACCCCACGGCGTCGCAGCCGCTCGCGCTGTTCGATGCGCTCCGCACCGATTTCAGCCTCGCGCGCCTCCGCCACTACACCGGCACCGCGCCCGAGCATTTTCAGCGCTATATCCTGTTCACCAACTATCACCGTTATGTCGACGAATTCGTCGCCTGGGCGGGATCGCAGGTCGGGCAGGGCCGCTACACCGCGCTCGCGGGCGCGGCGGGCCTTTATGTCGACCAGCCGGGCGTCAACGCCAGCGCGCTTGTCGCCGACAGCGCGTGGCGGCGGCACCAGATGCCCGCCTATCATTTGATCGCGGAGGGCGGCGGCGGCATCACGCTCGTCAACATCGGCGTCGGCCCGTCGAACGCCAAGACGATCTGCGACCATCTGGCGGTGCTGCGGCCCGAGGCCTGGCTGATGATCGGCCACTGCGGCGGGTTGCGCCCGAGCCAGCGCATCGGCGACTATGTGCTCGCGCACGCATATCTCCGCGACGACCATATCCTCGACGCGGTCCTGCCGGTTGAAATTCCGATCCCGCCGATCGCCGAAGTGCAGGTCGCGCTGGCGACCGCCGCCGAATCGGTTTCGGGCACCAGCGGCGCCGACCTCAAGAAGCGCATGCGTACCGGCACCGTCGTCACCACCGACGACCGAAATTGGGAACTGCGCTACACCGACAGCGCGCTGCGCTTCTCGCAATCGCGCGCGATCGGCATCGATATGGAATCGGCGACGATCGCCGCGCAGGGTTATCGCTTCCGCGTCCCCTATGGCACCCTGCTCTGCGTCAGCGACAAGCCGCTCCACGGCGAACTCAAGCTGCCCGGACAGGCGAACCGCTTCTATGAAGAAGCGATCGCCGCGCATCTCCAGATCGGCATTCGCGCGTGCGAGACGATGCGCGACGAAGGCGCCAAGCTCCACAGCCGCAAATTGCGCGCGTTCAACGAACCGCCGTTCAGGTGA
- a CDS encoding SDR family NAD(P)-dependent oxidoreductase has product MTRAPDRSRSVAGRVAIVTGAASGMGRATALLLASEGAKVAVTDLDLAACEAVVAEAGAGAQAFALDVTDGDAIKRVVADIAASFGGIDILINNAGVSSFCPLDAEDEYEAIWHRAIAVMLTAHQRMVRAALPWLRQSDAARIVNIASTEGLGATPGDTPYVAAKSGVVGLTRGLAVDFGKAGITVNCICPGPIRTGMTDKVPDEDKAVFARRRTALRRYGEPEEVAHVTLSLVLPAASYITGAVIPVDGGLMARNA; this is encoded by the coding sequence GTGACACGCGCGCCCGATCGCTCGCGCTCGGTCGCCGGCCGCGTCGCGATCGTCACAGGCGCAGCGAGCGGCATGGGCCGCGCGACCGCGCTGCTCCTTGCGAGCGAAGGCGCGAAGGTCGCGGTCACCGATCTCGACCTCGCCGCCTGCGAAGCGGTTGTGGCCGAAGCCGGCGCGGGCGCCCAGGCCTTCGCGCTCGACGTCACCGACGGCGACGCGATCAAGCGCGTCGTCGCCGATATCGCGGCAAGCTTCGGCGGCATCGACATCCTGATCAACAATGCCGGAGTCTCGAGCTTTTGCCCGCTCGATGCCGAGGACGAATATGAAGCGATCTGGCACCGCGCGATCGCCGTGATGCTGACCGCGCATCAGCGCATGGTCCGCGCCGCGCTGCCCTGGCTTCGCCAGAGCGACGCCGCGCGCATCGTCAACATCGCCTCGACCGAAGGCCTTGGGGCGACGCCGGGCGATACGCCTTATGTCGCCGCCAAGTCGGGCGTGGTCGGACTGACGCGCGGCCTCGCGGTCGATTTCGGCAAAGCGGGGATCACGGTCAACTGCATCTGCCCCGGCCCGATCCGCACCGGCATGACCGACAAGGTGCCCGATGAAGACAAAGCCGTCTTCGCGCGGCGCCGCACCGCACTCCGTCGCTATGGCGAGCCCGAGGAAGTCGCGCATGTGACGCTGAGTCTCGTGTTGCCGGCGGCGAGCTATATCACCGGAGCCGTGATCCCGGTCGATGGCGGGCTGATGGCGCGGAATGCGTGA
- a CDS encoding SDR family NAD(P)-dependent oxidoreductase: MTIPTGTALITGASTGLGAVYADRLAKRGHDLILVARNGAQMEELAAKLRADAGVTVDVIAADLTNSDDVSRIEQRLADDASITLFVNNAGMSLNGGTLENSAADIERIIALNITAAARLAIAAGKAFGARGKGAIVNIASVLALAPEMYEGVYSGSKAFLLNLSLAIANSVREQGVVVQAVLPGATRTEIWERSGKDIDAFPAEMVMDAGDLVDAALLGLDRGEEVTIPPLADESQWRDYQAARLAMGPGLSRRDVAGRYRASEAV; the protein is encoded by the coding sequence ATGACTATCCCCACTGGAACGGCCCTCATCACCGGCGCTTCGACCGGCCTTGGCGCCGTCTATGCCGACCGCCTCGCCAAGCGCGGCCACGACCTGATCCTCGTCGCACGCAACGGTGCGCAGATGGAGGAACTCGCCGCGAAGCTGCGCGCCGATGCCGGCGTGACGGTCGATGTGATCGCCGCCGATCTGACCAATAGCGACGACGTTAGCCGCATCGAACAGCGGTTGGCGGACGACGCGAGCATCACATTGTTCGTCAATAATGCCGGCATGTCGCTGAACGGCGGCACGCTGGAGAATAGCGCCGCCGACATCGAGCGCATCATCGCGCTCAACATCACCGCCGCGGCGCGGCTCGCGATCGCCGCGGGCAAGGCGTTCGGCGCGCGCGGCAAGGGCGCGATCGTCAATATCGCCTCGGTCCTCGCGCTTGCTCCCGAGATGTACGAAGGCGTGTACAGCGGATCGAAGGCATTCCTGCTGAACCTCAGCCTCGCGATCGCGAACAGCGTCCGCGAACAGGGCGTTGTCGTACAGGCGGTGCTGCCCGGCGCGACGCGTACCGAAATCTGGGAACGTTCGGGCAAGGACATCGACGCCTTCCCCGCCGAGATGGTGATGGACGCGGGCGACCTTGTCGACGCGGCCCTGCTCGGGCTCGACCGCGGCGAGGAGGTGACGATCCCGCCGCTCGCCGACGAAAGCCAGTGGAGGGATTATCAGGCGGCGCGGCTCGCGATGGGACCGGGGTTGTCGCGGCGCGATGTGGCCGGTCGTTATCGGGCCAGCGAAGCCGTTTGA
- a CDS encoding winged helix-turn-helix transcriptional regulator: MTDEKEILGTCPVDRGLMRVGDRWSMLILRDIERGLTRYEQLRTSLSIAPNILSRRLAALADAGLIEKSRYSQRPPRDEYLLTDAGRDFLPILLAIGAWGRKYNGAGALSRHLDAATGKVVRPVVVDANTGAPIGSRPLRFELPE, encoded by the coding sequence ATGACCGACGAAAAAGAAATCTTGGGCACCTGCCCCGTCGACCGCGGGCTGATGCGCGTCGGCGACCGCTGGAGCATGCTGATTTTGCGCGATATCGAGCGCGGACTGACGCGTTACGAGCAGCTCCGCACCAGCCTGAGCATCGCGCCGAATATATTGTCGCGGCGCCTAGCCGCGCTCGCCGATGCGGGCCTGATCGAGAAAAGCCGCTACAGCCAGCGCCCGCCGCGCGACGAATATCTGCTCACCGACGCGGGGCGCGATTTCCTGCCGATCCTGCTGGCGATCGGCGCATGGGGGCGCAAATATAATGGCGCGGGCGCGCTCAGCCGCCACCTCGACGCCGCGACGGGCAAGGTGGTTCGGCCGGTGGTGGTCGATGCCAACACCGGCGCCCCGATCGGTTCGCGCCCGCTGCGTTTCGAACTGCCGGAGTAG
- a CDS encoding SRPBCC family protein, with protein sequence MELKFRVAARIAKPVHEVFEAVADPAKLSNYFTTGGAKGRLETGATVEWDFHDFPGAFPVYVIEVVADEKIVLEWQASEGEAHNVEGSEPKDADYRTRVTMTFKGLDDGRTLIEIAEEGWRENQGALSASYGNCQGWSQMLCALKAWTEYGINLREGMYK encoded by the coding sequence ATGGAACTGAAATTCAGGGTCGCGGCGCGGATCGCGAAGCCGGTGCATGAGGTTTTCGAGGCGGTCGCCGACCCCGCGAAACTGTCGAATTACTTCACGACGGGTGGCGCCAAGGGGCGGCTCGAGACTGGCGCAACGGTCGAGTGGGATTTCCACGATTTCCCAGGCGCCTTCCCCGTCTATGTGATCGAGGTCGTCGCGGACGAGAAGATCGTGCTCGAATGGCAGGCAAGCGAGGGTGAGGCACATAATGTCGAGGGCAGCGAGCCGAAGGATGCCGACTATCGCACGCGCGTGACGATGACTTTCAAGGGATTGGACGACGGTCGCACGCTGATCGAGATCGCCGAGGAAGGCTGGCGCGAGAATCAGGGCGCGCTCAGTGCCTCCTACGGCAATTGCCAGGGCTGGTCGCAGATGCTCTGCGCGCTGAAGGCGTGGACCGAGTATGGGATCAACCTGCGCGAGGGCATGTACAAGTAG
- a CDS encoding ArsR/SmtB family transcription factor — protein MSIHDQFDTTFKALASPVRRQILDDLKDQPLTTGALCRHFADIDRCTVMQHLKVLEEAGLVIAERRGRERWNHLNAMPIQDIHDRWIGPHAAAATAQLARFKQSVEAQ, from the coding sequence ATGTCAATTCACGACCAGTTCGACACAACCTTCAAGGCGCTCGCCTCGCCCGTCCGGCGTCAGATTCTCGACGATCTGAAGGACCAGCCGCTGACCACGGGTGCGCTGTGCCGCCATTTCGCCGACATCGACCGCTGCACGGTGATGCAGCATCTGAAAGTGCTGGAGGAGGCCGGCCTCGTCATCGCCGAACGCCGCGGCCGCGAGCGCTGGAACCATCTCAACGCGATGCCGATCCAGGACATCCACGACCGCTGGATCGGCCCGCACGCCGCGGCGGCGACGGCGCAGCTCGCGCGCTTCAAACAGTCGGTCGAGGCACAATGA